A single genomic interval of Cyprinus carpio isolate SPL01 chromosome B24, ASM1834038v1, whole genome shotgun sequence harbors:
- the zgc:101569 gene encoding 2,3-dehydroadipyl-CoA hydratase isoform X1, whose product MALTLGRLSVNNGFRRSVHHITLNSVKGQRFYSTISKEERKSAGPGKVLSEVPVFVNRGASGTVISERRGTVMLIGINRPEARNAVNQETAQRLTEELSAFDQDNSLNVAVLYGVGGNFCAGFDLKELAHTSDSFKLEQDVSRGPGPMGPSRMRLSKPLIAAVSGYAVAGGLELALLADLRVVEESSIMGVFCRRFGVPLIDGGTVRLPQLIGLSRALDLILTGRPVKAQEALTFGLANRVVPDGQALQVALELAEQVSAFPQLCLRADRNSAYHAVFDSTSFTQAMQYEFDHGLPVVVAEAVTGATKFSLGAGRGGTFSKSKL is encoded by the exons ATGGCTTTAACTTTAGGGAGACTATCAGTTAATAATGGCTTTAGGAGGTCAGTTCACCACATTACTTTAAACTCAGTGAAAGGACAAAGATTTTACAGCACCatttcaaaagaagaaagaaaaagcgCTGGCCCAGGTAAAGTATTATCCGAGGTTCCGGTTTTTGTCAATAGAG GTGCAAGTGGGACGGTGATTTCTGAGAGGAGGGGTACGGTGATGCTTATTGGGATTAACCGTCCTGAAGCGCGTAATGCAGTAAATCAAGAGACCGCTCAGAGACTGACTGAGGAGCTGTCGGCCTTTGACCAGGACAACAGCCTTAATGTGGCAGTGCTTTATGGAGTCG GAGGGAATTTCTGTGCTGGTTTTGATCTGAAGGAGTTGGCCCACACCTCTGATTCTTTCAAACTGGAGCAAGATGTCAGCCGTGGTCCTGGTCCCATG GGTCCATCTCGTATGAGGCTCTCAAAACCCTTGATCGCAGCAGTCAGTGGGTACGCTGTGGCTGGGGGTCTGGAGCTGGCCCTGTTGGCTGACCTGAGGGTGGTCGAGGAGAGCTCCATCATGGGCGTTTTCTGTCGCAGATTTG GTGTGCCATTGATTGATGGGGGTACGGTGAGATTGCCCCAGCTGATTGGTCTCTCACGAGCACTAGACCTCATCCTCACAGGCCGACCGGTTAAGGCACAAGAGGCTTTAACATTTGGACTGGCAAACAGAGTGGTGCCTGATGGCCAAG CACTTCAAGTGGCTCTTGAACTTGCCGAACAGGTCAGCGCATTTCCCCAGCTCTGTCTCCGTGCAGACCGTAACTCCGCCTACCACGCAGTCTTTGACTCCACCTCCTTCACCCAGGCCATGCAGTATGAGTTTGACCATGGCCTGCCAGTCGTTGTAGCTGAAGCAGTCACTGGAGCAACAAAATTCAGCTTAGGTGCTGGAAGGGGTGGGACGTTCTCTAAGAGTAAACTGTAA
- the zgc:101569 gene encoding 2,3-dehydroadipyl-CoA hydratase isoform X2, translated as MALTLGRLSVNNGFRRSVHHITLNSVKGQRFYSTISKEERKSAGPGASGTVISERRGTVMLIGINRPEARNAVNQETAQRLTEELSAFDQDNSLNVAVLYGVGGNFCAGFDLKELAHTSDSFKLEQDVSRGPGPMGPSRMRLSKPLIAAVSGYAVAGGLELALLADLRVVEESSIMGVFCRRFGVPLIDGGTVRLPQLIGLSRALDLILTGRPVKAQEALTFGLANRVVPDGQALQVALELAEQVSAFPQLCLRADRNSAYHAVFDSTSFTQAMQYEFDHGLPVVVAEAVTGATKFSLGAGRGGTFSKSKL; from the exons ATGGCTTTAACTTTAGGGAGACTATCAGTTAATAATGGCTTTAGGAGGTCAGTTCACCACATTACTTTAAACTCAGTGAAAGGACAAAGATTTTACAGCACCatttcaaaagaagaaagaaaaagcgCTGGCCCAG GTGCAAGTGGGACGGTGATTTCTGAGAGGAGGGGTACGGTGATGCTTATTGGGATTAACCGTCCTGAAGCGCGTAATGCAGTAAATCAAGAGACCGCTCAGAGACTGACTGAGGAGCTGTCGGCCTTTGACCAGGACAACAGCCTTAATGTGGCAGTGCTTTATGGAGTCG GAGGGAATTTCTGTGCTGGTTTTGATCTGAAGGAGTTGGCCCACACCTCTGATTCTTTCAAACTGGAGCAAGATGTCAGCCGTGGTCCTGGTCCCATG GGTCCATCTCGTATGAGGCTCTCAAAACCCTTGATCGCAGCAGTCAGTGGGTACGCTGTGGCTGGGGGTCTGGAGCTGGCCCTGTTGGCTGACCTGAGGGTGGTCGAGGAGAGCTCCATCATGGGCGTTTTCTGTCGCAGATTTG GTGTGCCATTGATTGATGGGGGTACGGTGAGATTGCCCCAGCTGATTGGTCTCTCACGAGCACTAGACCTCATCCTCACAGGCCGACCGGTTAAGGCACAAGAGGCTTTAACATTTGGACTGGCAAACAGAGTGGTGCCTGATGGCCAAG CACTTCAAGTGGCTCTTGAACTTGCCGAACAGGTCAGCGCATTTCCCCAGCTCTGTCTCCGTGCAGACCGTAACTCCGCCTACCACGCAGTCTTTGACTCCACCTCCTTCACCCAGGCCATGCAGTATGAGTTTGACCATGGCCTGCCAGTCGTTGTAGCTGAAGCAGTCACTGGAGCAACAAAATTCAGCTTAGGTGCTGGAAGGGGTGGGACGTTCTCTAAGAGTAAACTGTAA
- the zgc:101569 gene encoding 2,3-dehydroadipyl-CoA hydratase isoform X3, producing the protein MLIGINRPEARNAVNQETAQRLTEELSAFDQDNSLNVAVLYGVGGNFCAGFDLKELAHTSDSFKLEQDVSRGPGPMGPSRMRLSKPLIAAVSGYAVAGGLELALLADLRVVEESSIMGVFCRRFGVPLIDGGTVRLPQLIGLSRALDLILTGRPVKAQEALTFGLANRVVPDGQALQVALELAEQVSAFPQLCLRADRNSAYHAVFDSTSFTQAMQYEFDHGLPVVVAEAVTGATKFSLGAGRGGTFSKSKL; encoded by the exons ATGCTTATTGGGATTAACCGTCCTGAAGCGCGTAATGCAGTAAATCAAGAGACCGCTCAGAGACTGACTGAGGAGCTGTCGGCCTTTGACCAGGACAACAGCCTTAATGTGGCAGTGCTTTATGGAGTCG GAGGGAATTTCTGTGCTGGTTTTGATCTGAAGGAGTTGGCCCACACCTCTGATTCTTTCAAACTGGAGCAAGATGTCAGCCGTGGTCCTGGTCCCATG GGTCCATCTCGTATGAGGCTCTCAAAACCCTTGATCGCAGCAGTCAGTGGGTACGCTGTGGCTGGGGGTCTGGAGCTGGCCCTGTTGGCTGACCTGAGGGTGGTCGAGGAGAGCTCCATCATGGGCGTTTTCTGTCGCAGATTTG GTGTGCCATTGATTGATGGGGGTACGGTGAGATTGCCCCAGCTGATTGGTCTCTCACGAGCACTAGACCTCATCCTCACAGGCCGACCGGTTAAGGCACAAGAGGCTTTAACATTTGGACTGGCAAACAGAGTGGTGCCTGATGGCCAAG CACTTCAAGTGGCTCTTGAACTTGCCGAACAGGTCAGCGCATTTCCCCAGCTCTGTCTCCGTGCAGACCGTAACTCCGCCTACCACGCAGTCTTTGACTCCACCTCCTTCACCCAGGCCATGCAGTATGAGTTTGACCATGGCCTGCCAGTCGTTGTAGCTGAAGCAGTCACTGGAGCAACAAAATTCAGCTTAGGTGCTGGAAGGGGTGGGACGTTCTCTAAGAGTAAACTGTAA